The following is a genomic window from Bacillota bacterium.
GAGCGCCACATTGAGCTCATGAGTGATCACCAGGACTGTCACTCCGAAGTCGCGGCTGACATCCCGGATCAGGGTCAGGATTGCCCGGGTGTTGATGGGATCCAGAGCAGACGTGGGCTCGTCGCACAGCAGAACACTCGGGTTTGACGCAAGCGCTCTCGCTATCCCAACCCGCTGCTGCTGCCCTCCTGAGAGCTGTGACGGGTAGGCGTCGCGTTTGCCGGACAGGCCAACCACATCCAGAAGGTACTCTGCTCTGGACTTAGCTGCGCCTGCGGGCATCCGGGCTATCTCCAGAGGGAACAAGACATTGCCCAGGACGGTTCTCTGAGATAGAAGGTTGAAGTGTTGGAAGACTACACCCAGCTTGCGCCGGGCATCTCTGAGTTCGGCCCCGCGCATCTTGGCGATGTCCACCGAGTCGACAAGGATGGAGCCCCGGTCGACCCTCTCGAGCCCCGTTATGCAGCGAATCAGAGTGCTCTTCCCAGCGCCCGAGAGACCGATGACACCGCAGATAGACCCAGTGTCCACGCTGAAGCTGACGTCGGCCAGCGCGGGAGCGTGCTGACCGGGGTAGGATTTCCAGACACCTCGTAGGGAGATCATGTACGCGTACCTCCGATATCTGCACAAGACATGAGGCATTGCCCCGCCCGCGGTCTGCTGGCCACGGGAACACCTCCGACAACAGAAATCCTCTCGCCCAGGGCCCAAAGGCCCGGGACGAGAGGATACATCCTTCGTGATACCACCCAGGTTCGCGCAACCCTCACGGGAAACGCCTCGGCAGGTGCGGCAGTACAGCCAGACCCCGGCGCTACAACAGGCGCACCCGTCCTAACCTACTTGCCGCGCTCTCGCGAAAGCCTGGCTTTCGGCCGGCCGCTCAGAGGCCATGTTCGTCACCTTTCCCCGGTGCCGGCTTTCAGCCAAGGCCGGCTCTCTGTGACCAGTACTCAGTGATTACTCATCCCCGTCATCACGTTTGCCCTATTTGCGGTTCTGCTAAGAATTATGTCTAATATACCCTGATGCCGGCGGGGATGTCAAGAGCCTCCGCTCGGTCGCTCAGCCTGTCTCACGGTCACATGTCAGATAGAACCCTGCGCAGCTCCTCTTTTGGAACGTCGAACGTCGTACCTACAGCCGGATTGGCCTCCTCCCGGAAGAAGTCCGGCAGGTCGTCAGAGGCTGGAGCCAATCCCGCCTTCCGGTTGAACTCAACCTCGGTTCTGAGAGCCGTCTTTCCCAGTTCCATGACATCATCAGGGGTCCAATCCCAGGCGTATCGGGCGTTGACAAGTCCCACAAGGTAGTCCAGTCTGCCCGCCAGACCCACTCCCACAAACAAGCACGCTCCAAGGGAGTCGTAAACCGCAGCCCCGATTTGCGCTTTCCGTGACGCCTCCACTTGCCCCTCGGGTGACCGATGGTCTATTGGCTGGCGTATGGTGTTTCCCGCCGTATGATCCGCACCCATGGGTGAGGTTGCGTAGGTAACCCCTAGGCCCTTGATAGCTCTGGGCTCGTAAGCCGCCATAACCTGCCCTTTCACAGCTGGAACGTGTAATACTCCCAGCACCTTCCCGACAACGGCGCCGCCCGATCCTATCAGTCTGCCAAGCACCGTCCCTTTCGGGACCTCTCGGAGCAACTCAATCGCAGCCTTGGAATCGCCGAACTTGATCAGCCCGGCCTCCATGGCCACGCCCAGCGCACCACCGGTGTCTATCGTGTCCAGTCCATAGTCATTGCAGAGGCAATTCAGAGTTGCGATTGCATCCAAGTCGCCGATGCCGCAGTTTGGACCCAGAAGCCCTATGGTTTCGTACTCAAGCGGGGACACCACGCTTCCGTCCTTGCACGGGAACACGTTTGAACACTCGATGGCACACCCAGCCATACACCTGTGGGAGGGTTTCCCGTTTCTCTCAATGATGACATCCCGCAGTCGTCTTCCGGACACCTGCTCTGCAAGCTCAAAGGTTCCTGTCGAGAAGTTTCGAGTAGGTAGGCCTCCAAGGGCGTTGGTGTTGTCGCTCATTGCGGCGGTGCCATATTCCTTGTATATCAGCGTTCCCGGGGCACTCGCGACCGTGCGCGTGTAGTCCTTTAAGATAGCCCGATACAACTCGGGGTCTGCGATGTCCACACCTGATGTCCCAGTGTCGTCCACAACGATCGCCTTCAATCCCTTTGAACCCATCACCGCCCCGAGGCCGCCTCTACCGGCGTACCTAGTCGGTGCGCCGTCCAGGTCCGTACAGGCTATTCCAGCAGCAGCGAGCTTCATCTCTCCCGCGGGTCCGATCAATACCAGGCCGGCCTTCCCTCCATAAGCTACTGCAAGCCGACTGGCGCTTTCGTACACGCCGAGGCCCCCTAGTTCGGCGCATCGGACGAGTTCCGCGCCGGAGGTCCTGATGACAAGGGTAAAGGGGCCCGTGTCCATGACATCTCCAGCCGGAATTCCTTCGACTATGATCGCTTTGATCCCGAGTCTCGCCAGCTTGGTAGCAGGTGTACCGCCTGCGTTCGCTTCCTTTATGCCTCCGGTCAGCGGGCTCTTACCTCCGACCGACAGCCGGCCGACACTGGAGGCCGTGAGTCCCCCGAGCAGACCCGGTGCCAGCACGAGTCTGTTCTTCGGACCAAGCGGATTGCAGTCAGGCGGCACCTCATCAGACACTAGCCGCGAAGTCAGAGCGCGCCCGCCCAACCGTTCGTATGCCTTCGGGACTCCCTCAAAGCGCACGGTCAGGTCGTTCATGCGAACCCGTAGGAACGTCTTCACCTGTCACCCTCCCCAACAGACCCAATTGCTAACCTGCGTTTCGCGAATCTGACACCTGCGCCCCGCTGCGGGTGAGACCACCACTGGTCAGCATTGCAAGAGCCATCAGCACGAGCCCTACGGTGTCGGTCACATATCCAGGTTGAATCAGCAGCATCGACGCGAGAAAGAGCATCGCCCTCTGCGGTATTGCTAAACTGGTTCCTTTCGACAGGATGGGCACACCAGACAGTGACATGGCTAGAGCTGTGACTCCTATGATAGCGGAGATAATCACGAACACTGTGGCGGTCGCTGATGCACCAGTCACGCCGAGCAGGATCTCACGGCCGTACACGAAGATATACGGAACGATGAACCCCGTTAGCCCGAGCCGCCAAGCCGTGAAGCCGGTTCTCATGGGATTGGCCTGTGCGATGCCTGCGGCAGCGTAGGCTGCGATCGCCACTGGCGGCGTGATGTGGGACAACGATCCGAAATAGAAGATGAACAGGTGTGCAACCAGGGCCGGCAACCCCATCTTCACCAAAGCCGGTGCCACGAGCACTGACAAGATCACGTAGCACGCGATCGTCGGAAGACCCATCCCCATGATTATCGAACTCAGCATGGTCAGGATCAGGAGGATTATCAGATGCCCGCCAGACAGCTCTATCAGGAGCGTGGACAGTTTGGTCGCCAAGCCGCTCATTAGCACCATCGATATGATAATACCCAGCGCCCCGCACGCACAGGCTATCCCTGCCGCAGTAAAGGCCCCATCCTTCAGCGCCTGCAACACCTTAGGCAGGTCCATCCGGGTCTCCTTCCGGAAGAACGTCACAGCAAGCGTGCATAGGATTGCGGCGAACCCCGCTTTCATTGGCGAGTACTTGAGAACGAGAAGTGTAACAATGAGGGCCAGAGGGATCAGGAACTGCCACCCCTCGGCCAACACACGCCTTGTACTCGGTAGATCCTTCCGTGGTATTCCTTTCAGCCCTTTGCGCTTCGCCTCGAGATCGACCATGAGGAAGAGTGCCACGTAATACAGGATTGCCGGCATAAGAGCAGCCAGACAGATCGTGGCATAAGGGACGTTGATCATCTCCGACATGACAAAGGCTGCAGCGCCCATGATCGGGGGCATAATCTGCCCTCCGCTCGATGCAACAGCTTCGACTGCTCCGGCGAAGAATGAATCGTACCCGATCCTCTTCATCAGCGGTATGGTGAAACTCCCCGTCGTCACAACGTTCGCCACGGAGCTGCCTGAGATGGTCCCCATGAGCGCGCTCGAAACAACTGCGGCCTTGGCCGGTCCACCCCTGACGCGGCCAAACATCGCAAGCGCCAGGTTGATGAAGAACTCTCCCCCACCGGATATCTTAAGGAACGCGCCGAACAGGATGAAGAGGAAGACATACTGCGCGGACGATTGCAGGGCAGTCCCGAGGATTCCATCCCACATCAGGTAAACGGATGTCAGGATTCTGCGCCAGGAGAAACCTGCGTGGGCAATAGCTTCAGGTGCCCACTGCCCGTAGCGGGCATAGAGGATGAACACTACTGCGATTATTGGAATGCTGGGACCCATTGCGCGCCTAGCAGCCTCTAGCACCAACACTAACGTGATAGCGGCGAGCCAGTATTCCCACTGATATGACATCCCCGCCCTGAGGTACGCGTCTGGGAAGTTCACGACCAAGTAGCCCACGCCTATGACTCCGAGAATGCTGAGCACGATGTCCATTGCGAGTGTGAACTTTCGCCAGAATGGAGATGAACCCGCCGACTTATTGGGAAGGTAGAGCAAGAACACCAGGGTCATCGCAAACATAAGATGTGCAGCTCTGAAGGAGAATTCATGTGGTATGGGTGGTGCCAGGATGCCGAAGTATCCTGTGTACAGATGAAACAGTGACAAAACAATGGCAATTACCCCAGCTACGGACTTCAACACGCCCGTAAGGTGCCTTTTCCCTCCGGAGTCCTGTTCTTCTTCTGGCATTGCAGCATTACTGGGCTGGGTGGTCACTTGCTCTCTCATTGCGGGTCACCCCCTGACTTTTCTTAGTGTCTTTCCTCCGTGGCCTTGATGACTTCCACCACACCATTGTCCGCGTCGACGATGACGTAGTCACCAGTCTTTATGATATTGGTGGGGTCCTGGTCCAGGTGGTCGACAACAGGTATGCCACCCATGATTGCTCCTATGGTCGTCACACTCTCTGCATCCACGTTGACAATGGCCTTTGGTCCTACTCCCTTTCTGATCATGCTGTAGAGCCTGGCCGACCCACCAACTGAGCCCTTCCCCGTGGTATACACAAGAATCTTGCCTGCCACGCAATTTCCTTGGAGATCGTGCCCGTGCTCCTGGACAACTCCTGTATCAGGGTCGACACCGCCCCAGAAGCTTATGGCGTCCTTTCCGACCAGGGCCTCGCCTTCAGCCCTGCCCTTGACTACGCGGTGGCCCTTCAGTACCACTTTCGTCATCTGGCACACCTCCAAGTACCGGATATGGCAGCTTCCACGCACTGCTGGGTCGTACCATAGAAGGCCGGTACACTGCATTCCGCTGGCGAGTAGTGCGCCATCTTCGCGGAGTTCGTCGCCATGGTCACTTTGTCTCCTAGCTTGCAGGCAATATCCCGGCCACAAGTGACAGTGGGGCAGGTCTCGCATACGATCTTGACTCCCGCCTTCTCGATCTCCTGCGCATAACCCATCCTCTGTGCATAGGCCTTGGTGGGCTGTGCCACACACACCCAGAACTCCACATTGGGCGAGACCCTCTTGCCCGAGATGAGCTGGGCAAGCTCGCGCAATTCCCAGATGGAGGCATGAGGGCAGCCGAGAACCACCCAGTCAACCTTGTCGCCTTCGGCTCTGCCGAGGTATGCCCGAGCCCCCTCAATGTCGGTCTCTGTCACATCCAGCACTTGTTCGGGCTTGCCATGCTGGAACGCAGCCTCGACCGTCGGGGCTTCAGGAGTTACTCCAACGACGTGGTACAAGGGTATCGCGCCCGACGAATTGAGCGCAGCGCCCAGGTACTTCAGGTTTTCACTGGTGGCGAATGGCGGGACCCCTTCGAACACTGGCACCGTACGAGTGTATGCCTTTCCAACTAGGTAACCCAGAGCTCCGTAGTCTGTGGAATCGTGAAGCTCCGTTCGTACGCGGACAAGGACTCTGCCCTTCCTGTTCTCCGTGAGATGCAGACCGTAACCTGGCACCCTGCCAGTCAAGGCTGCCGCGATCGCCGCTGGGGCGCCTTCTCGATTGGTTCTTGCTCCCAGGACCGAGTTGAAGTAGACCACGTTGGATGATTCACCGGACGCCACATGCTCACCCAATCTCGGAGTGAACCCGATGTGATACGGTGAACACGTGTGACATGTCAGAGCGCCGAGTTGTCTGAACACTTCAGAGAAGCCCAGCTGTTTTCTGACCATCTCTTCCGGCATCCTAAGCGACTGCCAGATGCACGGGTCAATGGCCGACGGGTTCGTGGTCGTCCTGACCACAAATCGTGCGCCTTTGTCCAGTAGTTC
Proteins encoded in this region:
- a CDS encoding ATP-binding cassette domain-containing protein — encoded protein: MISLRGVWKSYPGQHAPALADVSFSVDTGSICGVIGLSGAGKSTLIRCITGLERVDRGSILVDSVDIAKMRGAELRDARRKLGVVFQHFNLLSQRTVLGNVLFPLEIARMPAGAAKSRAEYLLDVVGLSGKRDAYPSQLSGGQQQRVGIARALASNPSVLLCDEPTSALDPINTRAILTLIRDVSRDFGVTVLVITHELNVALQICDCVVVIDEGKIVESGPTRRIMDNPQSGVLKAMLATALEVV
- a CDS encoding aldehyde ferredoxin oxidoreductase translates to MKTFLRVRMNDLTVRFEGVPKAYERLGGRALTSRLVSDEVPPDCNPLGPKNRLVLAPGLLGGLTASSVGRLSVGGKSPLTGGIKEANAGGTPATKLARLGIKAIIVEGIPAGDVMDTGPFTLVIRTSGAELVRCAELGGLGVYESASRLAVAYGGKAGLVLIGPAGEMKLAAAGIACTDLDGAPTRYAGRGGLGAVMGSKGLKAIVVDDTGTSGVDIADPELYRAILKDYTRTVASAPGTLIYKEYGTAAMSDNTNALGGLPTRNFSTGTFELAEQVSGRRLRDVIIERNGKPSHRCMAGCAIECSNVFPCKDGSVVSPLEYETIGLLGPNCGIGDLDAIATLNCLCNDYGLDTIDTGGALGVAMEAGLIKFGDSKAAIELLREVPKGTVLGRLIGSGGAVVGKVLGVLHVPAVKGQVMAAYEPRAIKGLGVTYATSPMGADHTAGNTIRQPIDHRSPEGQVEASRKAQIGAAVYDSLGACLFVGVGLAGRLDYLVGLVNARYAWDWTPDDVMELGKTALRTEVEFNRKAGLAPASDDLPDFFREEANPAVGTTFDVPKEELRRVLSDM
- a CDS encoding TRAP transporter permease is translated as MREQVTTQPSNAAMPEEEQDSGGKRHLTGVLKSVAGVIAIVLSLFHLYTGYFGILAPPIPHEFSFRAAHLMFAMTLVFLLYLPNKSAGSSPFWRKFTLAMDIVLSILGVIGVGYLVVNFPDAYLRAGMSYQWEYWLAAITLVLVLEAARRAMGPSIPIIAVVFILYARYGQWAPEAIAHAGFSWRRILTSVYLMWDGILGTALQSSAQYVFLFILFGAFLKISGGGEFFINLALAMFGRVRGGPAKAAVVSSALMGTISGSSVANVVTTGSFTIPLMKRIGYDSFFAGAVEAVASSGGQIMPPIMGAAAFVMSEMINVPYATICLAALMPAILYYVALFLMVDLEAKRKGLKGIPRKDLPSTRRVLAEGWQFLIPLALIVTLLVLKYSPMKAGFAAILCTLAVTFFRKETRMDLPKVLQALKDGAFTAAGIACACGALGIIISMVLMSGLATKLSTLLIELSGGHLIILLILTMLSSIIMGMGLPTIACYVILSVLVAPALVKMGLPALVAHLFIFYFGSLSHITPPVAIAAYAAAGIAQANPMRTGFTAWRLGLTGFIVPYIFVYGREILLGVTGASATATVFVIISAIIGVTALAMSLSGVPILSKGTSLAIPQRAMLFLASMLLIQPGYVTDTVGLVLMALAMLTSGGLTRSGAQVSDSRNAG
- a CDS encoding DUF126 domain-containing protein, which encodes MTKVVLKGHRVVKGRAEGEALVGKDAISFWGGVDPDTGVVQEHGHDLQGNCVAGKILVYTTGKGSVGGSARLYSMIRKGVGPKAIVNVDAESVTTIGAIMGGIPVVDHLDQDPTNIIKTGDYVIVDADNGVVEVIKATEERH
- a CDS encoding aconitase X catalytic domain-containing protein, whose amino-acid sequence is GVPLSGPTHVLSMGGLIVQLNKEELDMLNGRCGYPVQKAMEILVALGEAYGAERMVPVTGVHMPSTTVLIAGDAGVEFLEELLDKGARFVVRTTTNPSAIDPCIWQSLRMPEEMVRKQLGFSEVFRQLGALTCHTCSPYHIGFTPRLGEHVASGESSNVVYFNSVLGARTNREGAPAAIAAALTGRVPGYGLHLTENRKGRVLVRVRTELHDSTDYGALGYLVGKAYTRTVPVFEGVPPFATSENLKYLGAALNSSGAIPLYHVVGVTPEAPTVEAAFQHGKPEQVLDVTETDIEGARAYLGRAEGDKVDWVVLGCPHASIWELRELAQLISGKRVSPNVEFWVCVAQPTKAYAQRMGYAQEIEKAGVKIVCETCPTVTCGRDIACKLGDKVTMATNSAKMAHYSPAECSVPAFYGTTQQCVEAAISGTWRCAR